One genomic segment of Desulfovibrio oxyclinae DSM 11498 includes these proteins:
- a CDS encoding Hsp20/alpha crystallin family protein: MTKLKRDIDRLFDDFCSDFDLPRTGSSMVGGIRFRMDDTRLLARLRLPEGMDSDDIAISVNDDVMVIEGRHQMSGPGVSGTQVFRKRVNLPCRIRPEDVKASFRENMLEIEMPRCGCSTVRTIRIEKG, translated from the coding sequence TTGACCAAACTGAAACGGGACATTGATCGCCTGTTCGATGATTTCTGTTCCGATTTCGATCTGCCCAGAACCGGGTCTTCGATGGTGGGCGGCATACGGTTTCGCATGGACGACACCCGTCTGCTTGCCCGGCTGCGGCTACCGGAAGGCATGGACAGTGACGATATCGCGATAAGCGTCAACGATGACGTCATGGTCATTGAAGGCAGGCACCAGATGTCGGGTCCGGGAGTTTCCGGAACGCAGGTGTTCCGCAAGCGCGTCAATCTGCCGTGCCGAATCCGGCCGGAAGACGTGAAGGCTTCGTTCAGGGAAAACATGCTCGAAATCGAAATGCCTCGTTGCGGTTGCTCCACCGTTCGCACCATTCGCATCGAGAAAGGATGA
- a CDS encoding universal stress protein: protein MLQKAALKISLAEPKKKLLDMVTFLKNFGTSQVVLVHVRTSSNYRRREEAAEQLSQLAKEVADLGLTVETTIRTGHAPTMVMEAAENSGADYVAIFWQPKALLRQALIGSIDSDILRMSNLPVFVYNPKLFKPVVDLDSVLYATDFKFTDAVVMPYLVNSRFKAHQLYLLHVGERAPDPVTEKDRKQNVLDNLQRLADECAHAYDQVEVIETIGMVRRQIIRQAKSKGVDLIVVGKSEKPDTLSRIIGSTAEILPHKARCNVFIIPGICSISAS, encoded by the coding sequence GTGCTCCAAAAAGCGGCGCTCAAGATAAGTCTTGCGGAACCCAAAAAGAAACTGCTGGACATGGTCACGTTCCTGAAGAACTTCGGCACCAGCCAGGTCGTGCTCGTTCACGTCAGGACCAGCAGCAACTACCGGCGCAGGGAAGAAGCTGCCGAACAGCTTTCCCAGCTCGCCAAGGAAGTGGCGGACCTCGGCCTCACCGTTGAGACAACCATCCGCACGGGGCACGCTCCCACCATGGTCATGGAGGCGGCCGAGAACTCCGGTGCCGACTACGTGGCCATTTTCTGGCAGCCCAAGGCCCTGCTCCGGCAGGCGCTCATCGGCAGCATCGACTCCGACATCCTGCGCATGAGCAACCTGCCCGTTTTCGTTTACAATCCGAAGCTCTTCAAACCCGTGGTGGATCTCGATAGCGTGCTCTATGCCACGGACTTCAAGTTCACTGACGCGGTAGTCATGCCGTATCTGGTCAACAGCCGGTTCAAGGCGCACCAGCTCTACCTGCTGCATGTGGGAGAACGAGCTCCGGACCCGGTCACCGAAAAGGATCGAAAGCAGAACGTGCTCGACAACCTCCAGCGGCTGGCGGACGAATGCGCCCATGCCTATGATCAGGTCGAGGTCATCGAGACCATCGGCATGGTTCGCAGGCAGATCATCCGGCAGGCAAAGTCCAAAGGCGTGGATCTGATCGTGGTGGGCAAATCGGAAAAGCCGGACACTTTGAGCCGCATCATCGGCTCCACCGCGGAAATCCTGCCGCACAAGGCGCGTTGCAACGTCTTCATCATTCCCGGCATCTGCAGCATCTCCGCCTCCTGA
- a CDS encoding glycine betaine uptake BCCT transporter yields the protein MFKLKKNIVFAISLLIVLLLVLIGVYTPEGLDAWTADMHSYIISNFGWTYLLSAFLFLLFSLFMAFSKYGEIKLGGDHEKPRFSYFGWFSMLFAAGMGIGLIFWGVAEPMSHYLNPPAYIADASPEAAKFAMRYSFFHWGVHPWAIYIVMSLSIAYFSFRRGMPPLISSCFYPLIGDRIYGPIGYFIDILAVFATVFGIVTSLGLGALQINTGLAWVFPFEGTFTTTLIIIAVVTVLFMISSMTGLDKGIQILSKTNVMLAILILLFMLFVGPTNMSMNVLVSTFADYASSLFSMSLSTNPFRGLEWTQNWTLFYWAWWISWSPFVGLFVASISRGRTIREFVTGALIVPTLLTFVWFSVFGGAAFNLELHQGAGIAAAVSEDISTGLFKLYSFYPLSEVLTMLTVVLLVVFFVTSADSATFVLSMMTSGGQENPPAAKKLIWGLTVSATAAILLFSGGLEGLQRMAIAAALPFAGIMLLLCLCLLRGVRYEFRKERYVETPKSEAVSFSQEE from the coding sequence ATGTTCAAGCTGAAAAAAAACATCGTTTTCGCAATATCCCTGCTGATCGTGCTCCTGCTGGTGCTGATCGGCGTATACACACCTGAGGGGCTGGACGCATGGACAGCCGACATGCACTCGTACATCATCAGCAACTTCGGCTGGACGTACCTGCTTTCGGCGTTTCTCTTCCTGCTGTTCAGCCTGTTCATGGCGTTCAGCAAGTACGGCGAGATCAAACTCGGCGGCGACCATGAAAAGCCCAGATTCTCCTATTTCGGCTGGTTCAGCATGCTCTTCGCAGCAGGCATGGGCATCGGTCTCATCTTCTGGGGCGTTGCCGAACCCATGAGCCATTACCTGAACCCGCCAGCCTACATCGCCGACGCCTCGCCGGAAGCCGCCAAGTTCGCCATGCGCTACAGCTTCTTCCACTGGGGCGTGCACCCGTGGGCCATCTACATCGTCATGAGCCTTTCCATCGCCTATTTTTCCTTCAGGCGCGGAATGCCGCCGCTCATCTCCAGTTGCTTCTATCCGCTCATCGGTGACCGCATTTACGGTCCCATCGGGTACTTCATCGACATCTTGGCCGTATTCGCCACGGTCTTCGGTATTGTGACTTCGCTAGGCTTGGGAGCACTTCAGATCAACACGGGACTTGCTTGGGTGTTCCCATTCGAGGGCACCTTCACCACCACCCTGATCATCATCGCCGTGGTCACCGTACTGTTCATGATCTCCAGCATGACGGGCCTCGACAAGGGCATCCAGATTCTCAGCAAGACCAACGTGATGCTTGCCATCCTGATCCTGCTGTTCATGCTCTTCGTGGGCCCAACGAACATGTCCATGAACGTGCTGGTGAGCACCTTTGCGGACTACGCTTCGTCTCTGTTCAGCATGAGCCTGTCCACCAACCCCTTCCGGGGACTGGAGTGGACGCAGAACTGGACGCTCTTCTACTGGGCATGGTGGATTTCGTGGTCGCCGTTCGTGGGCCTGTTCGTGGCAAGTATCTCCCGCGGCAGGACCATCCGCGAATTCGTGACGGGCGCGCTCATCGTGCCGACACTGCTCACCTTCGTCTGGTTCAGCGTGTTCGGCGGCGCGGCATTCAATCTGGAACTGCATCAGGGAGCGGGCATTGCGGCCGCCGTGTCGGAAGACATCTCCACAGGGCTTTTCAAGCTCTACTCGTTCTATCCGCTCAGCGAAGTGCTGACCATGCTCACCGTGGTGCTGCTGGTGGTCTTCTTCGTCACCTCGGCCGACTCGGCTACCTTCGTGCTCAGCATGATGACCTCCGGCGGACAGGAAAATCCTCCGGCCGCCAAGAAGCTCATCTGGGGCCTGACCGTTTCCGCCACGGCCGCCATCCTGCTCTTTTCCGGCGGACTTGAAGGATTGCAGCGAATGGCCATCGCGGCGGCGCTGCCGTTTGCGGGGATCATGCTGCTGCTGTGCCTCTGTCTGCTACGCGGGGTGCGATACGAATTCCGCAAGGAGCGCTACGTGGAAACGCCCAAAAGCGAAGCAGTTTCCTTCTCTCAGGAAGAGTAG
- a CDS encoding EAL domain-containing response regulator, whose translation MSERINILIVDDEQINLKLLRGILKGFQLNILSAMSGEEALKIAARGDFALILLDVMMPGMDGFECAERLREKPETRSTPIIFVTAINKEQRHIFRGYELGAVDYLFKPVEPEVLRGKVRTFVELHRQRRSIETAATRLSTLVHKLEESRNALEESERRYRIVADYNYDWESWISPDDRTLYVSPACERISGYPPERFINDPGFMETIMHQDDIPLWRDFLSDEEHGDGGSIDFRIYNSNARMRWVNAVKRSVVDQDEHLGSRVSLRDVTERREMEERMEHQALHDPMTGLPNRVLCMERVNRARQRAKRHSMYFAVLLLDLDRFKVINETLGHVAGDKLLAEVADRLRGCVRDMDTVGRFGGDEFVLLVEEFHDHDHVKTVADKIISELQKPFMLGMDEVRSSASMGVVVSDGKCEDCSEDILHNAHIAMYAAKDAGKNQYTFFEDSMREKAVRTLTLEKDLRRALRDDEFILHYQPIINLESAEVTGFETLIRWEHPDRGLVSPGEFIPIAEDSGLIVEMGEWVLRKAAGVFTEWLKQCRRPEQVFFSVNISARQFREPSLVQMVDSVLAETGLPPKHLKLEITETVIMLDVMDSVRKLNALKDIGISLSVDDFGTGYSSMSYLQKFPVDQLKVDLSFVQRLDRDRDSVEIVRAIINLAHALKLSVVAEGIETQEQKDTLYSLHCDHGQGYLFSKPVPESDAREILLTPNALKL comes from the coding sequence ATGAGCGAGCGCATAAACATACTCATCGTCGACGACGAACAGATTAATCTGAAGCTGCTCAGAGGGATTCTCAAAGGCTTTCAGCTGAACATACTCTCGGCCATGTCCGGCGAAGAGGCGCTCAAGATCGCTGCCAGAGGCGATTTCGCTCTGATTCTGCTGGATGTGATGATGCCGGGCATGGACGGCTTCGAGTGCGCGGAAAGGCTGCGTGAAAAGCCGGAAACCCGTTCCACGCCGATTATTTTCGTCACCGCCATCAACAAGGAACAGCGTCACATCTTCCGAGGTTATGAACTCGGTGCGGTGGACTACCTTTTCAAGCCCGTGGAGCCGGAAGTCCTGCGCGGGAAGGTGCGGACCTTCGTGGAGTTGCATCGGCAGCGCAGGAGTATCGAAACCGCGGCAACGAGACTTTCCACGCTGGTGCACAAGCTTGAGGAATCCAGAAACGCGCTTGAGGAATCCGAGCGGCGTTACCGCATCGTGGCGGATTACAACTACGACTGGGAAAGCTGGATTTCCCCGGATGACCGTACGCTCTATGTCAGTCCGGCCTGCGAACGCATCAGCGGATACCCGCCGGAGCGGTTCATCAACGATCCCGGATTTATGGAAACCATCATGCATCAGGACGACATTCCCCTGTGGCGTGATTTCCTTTCCGACGAAGAGCACGGGGACGGCGGCTCGATAGATTTCAGAATCTACAACAGCAACGCCCGTATGCGCTGGGTCAATGCGGTCAAGCGCAGTGTGGTGGATCAGGACGAGCATCTTGGGTCGCGCGTCAGCCTTCGTGACGTGACGGAGCGCCGCGAGATGGAGGAGCGCATGGAGCATCAGGCGCTTCACGACCCCATGACCGGCCTGCCCAACCGGGTGCTTTGCATGGAGCGCGTGAATCGAGCCCGTCAGCGCGCCAAGCGTCATTCCATGTATTTCGCCGTGCTGCTGCTTGATCTGGACCGATTCAAGGTCATCAACGAGACGCTTGGGCACGTGGCTGGCGACAAGCTGCTGGCCGAAGTAGCGGATCGGTTGCGCGGCTGCGTGCGCGACATGGATACGGTGGGACGTTTCGGGGGTGACGAGTTCGTGCTGCTCGTGGAGGAATTCCATGACCACGATCATGTGAAAACCGTGGCGGATAAGATCATATCTGAATTGCAAAAGCCGTTCATGCTCGGAATGGACGAGGTTCGGTCCTCGGCGAGCATGGGCGTGGTCGTTTCCGACGGCAAGTGCGAGGATTGTTCCGAGGACATTCTGCATAATGCCCACATTGCCATGTATGCCGCCAAGGATGCGGGCAAGAATCAGTATACGTTCTTTGAAGATTCCATGCGGGAGAAGGCCGTGCGGACGCTCACGCTGGAAAAGGACCTGCGCCGCGCCCTCAGGGATGATGAATTCATTCTGCACTACCAGCCCATAATCAACCTTGAAAGTGCCGAGGTAACCGGATTTGAAACGCTCATTCGCTGGGAACATCCGGACAGGGGGCTGGTGAGTCCCGGGGAATTCATCCCCATTGCCGAGGATTCCGGGCTTATCGTGGAAATGGGGGAGTGGGTGCTGCGAAAAGCCGCAGGCGTGTTTACAGAATGGCTGAAGCAGTGCAGGCGTCCAGAGCAGGTATTCTTTTCGGTGAATATCTCGGCAAGGCAGTTCCGGGAACCGTCGCTGGTTCAGATGGTGGACAGCGTGTTGGCGGAAACAGGCCTGCCGCCCAAACACCTCAAACTGGAGATAACCGAAACGGTCATCATGCTCGACGTGATGGACTCCGTAAGGAAACTCAATGCACTCAAGGACATCGGGATATCTCTTTCCGTGGATGACTTCGGCACGGGGTATTCCTCGATGAGTTATCTCCAGAAGTTCCCCGTGGACCAGCTCAAGGTGGACCTGAGTTTTGTTCAGCGGCTTGATCGCGACCGTGACAGCGTTGAGATCGTTCGGGCCATCATCAACCTTGCCCACGCTCTCAAACTTTCCGTCGTGGCAGAGGGAATCGAGACTCAGGAGCAGAAGGATACCCTTTACTCCTTGCATTGCGACCATGGTCAGGGCTATCTGTTCTCGAAACCGGTTCCCGAATCGGACGCGAGGGAAATACTCCTTACTCCGAACGCCCTGAAGCTGTAA